A stretch of the Marivirga tractuosa DSM 4126 genome encodes the following:
- the dprA gene encoding DNA-processing protein DprA — MNAEEKALLSLHLIPKIGNITIKSLISHCGSAQAVLDLPQSKLLKIPGIGQKTIDNITSREITDCAEQEFAKAEKQGVKIISYLDKDYPFRLKQIPDAPILIYTKGQFPINRKQPTVAVVGTRNATPYGKKLTEEMIEKLSPLKPIILSGLAYGIDIHAHRAALKHQLTTYAVMGSGIDVIYPSAHQSTAMEMQKSGGIISEQSFGAKPDAFNFPARNRIIAGMADLVIVVEAAKKGGALITAELANSYDREVGAFPGRIGDNYSEGCNKLIKQHKAHLVETADDVLYIMNWELENQAAIKQKVLDLSSLNEEEQSVMNTLLQNNKELSIDILSIKSQINLNQLASILLNLEMQGIIKSLPGKRYQVA; from the coding sequence ATGAATGCAGAGGAAAAGGCACTTTTAAGCCTGCATTTAATCCCCAAAATAGGTAATATTACTATTAAAAGTCTTATAAGCCATTGCGGTTCTGCTCAGGCAGTTTTAGACCTACCTCAATCCAAACTTTTGAAAATCCCTGGTATTGGTCAAAAAACCATCGATAATATCACAAGCCGAGAAATCACTGATTGTGCCGAGCAAGAATTTGCTAAAGCAGAAAAACAAGGCGTAAAAATCATCAGCTATTTAGACAAAGATTATCCATTTCGCTTAAAGCAAATACCAGATGCCCCAATTCTAATTTATACTAAAGGGCAATTTCCTATCAACAGAAAACAGCCCACCGTTGCAGTAGTCGGCACTAGAAATGCAACTCCCTACGGCAAAAAACTAACTGAGGAAATGATTGAAAAGCTGAGTCCTTTAAAACCTATCATTTTAAGCGGTCTAGCTTATGGAATAGACATTCATGCCCATAGAGCTGCATTAAAGCATCAACTCACTACTTATGCAGTAATGGGTTCTGGAATAGATGTCATTTACCCCTCTGCACATCAATCGACTGCAATGGAAATGCAGAAATCTGGAGGTATTATATCTGAACAATCTTTTGGGGCAAAACCTGATGCTTTTAATTTCCCTGCCAGAAATAGAATTATAGCCGGCATGGCAGATTTGGTAATTGTAGTGGAAGCTGCCAAGAAAGGTGGTGCTTTGATCACCGCAGAATTGGCAAATTCTTATGACAGAGAAGTTGGTGCTTTTCCGGGCAGGATAGGTGATAATTATTCAGAAGGTTGTAACAAACTCATCAAGCAACATAAAGCACATTTGGTGGAAACCGCTGATGATGTTTTGTATATTATGAATTGGGAATTGGAAAATCAGGCAGCCATCAAGCAAAAAGTTCTTGATTTATCCTCACTAAATGAAGAAGAGCAAAGCGTGATGAATACCTTGCTTCAAAACAATAAGGAATTATCAATTGATATTTTGAGCATAAAAAGCCAAATAAATCTTAATCAGCTAGCCAGTATTTTACTGAATCTTGAAATGCAAGGTATTATAAAATCATTGCCCGGGAAGCGATATCAAGTGGCTTAA
- a CDS encoding universal stress protein: MKNVIVFMDMSEMDDTVLKQVKQLEKVWGFDNICLAHYIELQELTDDFSSQFPDLDKPLEEILEDEITEKAAQVGWTPDNYTVKIHSKGGKDDLTHWINTSEYNLCVFGKKVINPGSGIFASKIARLIDKSILFTTETSRPNFDNVMLCVDFSSYSKKAVNFLNQYIPDSVSNFSLFHVYKVPAIYFPFVKQKSEKLVEEERKKAVKALDHFREKYTKQPKSNAWVEYANDQPSDKVIYNYARTHYVDLIVVGIKGKSDDDDLLIGSVAEKLIQPDRSVPVLLVQ; this comes from the coding sequence ATGAAGAATGTAATTGTATTTATGGACATGTCCGAAATGGACGATACTGTATTAAAACAAGTTAAACAACTTGAGAAAGTATGGGGATTTGACAATATATGTCTGGCTCATTACATAGAACTTCAGGAACTAACCGATGATTTTTCTTCTCAATTTCCTGATTTAGATAAGCCATTAGAAGAAATCCTTGAAGATGAAATCACGGAAAAGGCTGCCCAAGTCGGATGGACGCCAGATAACTATACTGTAAAGATTCATAGTAAAGGAGGTAAAGATGATTTGACTCATTGGATAAATACTAGTGAATACAATCTATGCGTCTTTGGGAAAAAGGTGATCAATCCAGGTTCGGGTATTTTTGCTTCTAAAATTGCCCGGTTGATAGATAAATCCATTTTGTTTACTACCGAAACTTCACGTCCAAATTTCGATAATGTGATGCTGTGTGTCGATTTCTCATCTTATTCAAAGAAGGCAGTTAATTTCTTAAACCAGTACATTCCAGATTCGGTATCAAATTTTAGCTTGTTCCATGTTTATAAAGTACCCGCTATTTATTTTCCATTCGTTAAGCAGAAATCTGAAAAGCTAGTGGAGGAAGAGAGGAAGAAAGCTGTAAAGGCACTGGATCATTTTCGTGAAAAGTACACTAAGCAACCAAAGTCCAATGCATGGGTTGAATATGCTAATGACCAGCCCTCAGACAAGGTGATCTATAATTATGCCCGAACGCATTATGTTGATTTAATAGTAGTGGGGATCAAAGGAAAATCGGATGACGATGACTTATTAATTGGTTCAGTTGCAGAAAAATTGATTCAGCCTGATAGATCAGTGCCGGTCTTGTTAGTGCAATAA